The proteins below are encoded in one region of Marinobacter sp. F4206:
- a CDS encoding F0F1 ATP synthase subunit A: MQLTPDEVTVFTIGGVGFSETIVYTWVVMAILTGASVLITRNLRPDVPPSRWRTALEVIVTGIQHQIEDISRQASRHVLYFSGTLFLFIATSNLLLVVPGFSPPTASLSTTAALALSVLIAVPLFGISRQGLGGYLKTYIRPSPIMLPFNLISEFSRGVSLSIRLYGNVMSGAVIAGILLGLAPFFFPVVMDVLGLLTGLIQAYIFAVLATVYISLATTRPGDPVKKERD, from the coding sequence ATGCAACTGACACCGGACGAAGTAACTGTCTTTACCATTGGTGGCGTCGGTTTCAGCGAAACCATCGTCTACACCTGGGTGGTCATGGCAATCCTGACCGGGGCTTCGGTCCTGATCACCCGCAACCTGCGACCCGATGTGCCGCCCAGCCGCTGGCGAACCGCGCTGGAGGTGATCGTAACGGGCATCCAGCACCAGATTGAGGATATCTCCCGGCAGGCCTCCCGGCACGTTCTGTATTTTTCCGGCACGCTGTTCCTGTTTATTGCCACCTCGAATCTGCTGCTGGTGGTTCCGGGTTTCTCGCCACCGACCGCTTCGCTATCGACCACCGCCGCCCTGGCTCTGTCCGTGTTGATTGCCGTGCCTCTGTTTGGCATCTCCCGGCAAGGGTTGGGCGGTTACCTGAAGACCTACATCCGGCCTTCGCCAATTATGTTGCCGTTCAACCTGATCAGTGAGTTCTCAAGGGGGGTTTCACTGTCCATACGACTCTATGGAAACGTCATGAGCGGTGCGGTTATCGCGGGGATTCTTCTGGGTCTGGCCCCGTTCTTCTTTCCCGTGGTCATGGATGTGCTGGGGCTGCTGACGGGGCTGATCCAGGCCTACATTTTTGCGGTCCTGGCGACCGTGTATATCTCACTGGCGACGACCCGACCGGGGGACCCGGTGAAAAAGGAGCGCGACTGA
- a CDS encoding ATP synthase subunit I: MITADWTAVYTGFWIGAVASTLFFAGLAVSVRWALRAGRPGMILLPSAAVRIALLLGVGWWVTGAGSDSWAFVGYVAAFFLVRLIATVIARLPRAREDGCN, from the coding sequence ATGATCACAGCTGACTGGACAGCGGTGTACACCGGGTTCTGGATCGGTGCGGTGGCCAGCACCCTGTTCTTTGCCGGTCTTGCCGTGAGTGTGCGCTGGGCGCTTCGCGCCGGCCGGCCCGGCATGATTCTGCTGCCCAGTGCCGCCGTCAGGATTGCCCTGTTGCTCGGTGTGGGCTGGTGGGTTACCGGGGCCGGCAGCGACAGCTGGGCGTTCGTCGGCTATGTCGCGGCCTTTTTTCTGGTTCGGCTCATCGCCACGGTGATTGCCCGGCTGCCCAGAGCCAGGGAGGACGGATGCAACTGA
- the atpD gene encoding F0F1 ATP synthase subunit beta codes for MPRDNHTQPLRGDGTVIAIRGGVVDVRFSDPVPRIRELLYVDTIALEVSSLRNEGVVRCMALAPVKGLGLGMAVRATGAPIRVPVGDAVLGRMLNVFGAPIDRKPAPVSEDLRSIHHAPPLLEERVVRTSVLETGIKAIDLLSPLERGGKTGLFGGAGVGKTVLITELINNTVQHHQGVSLFCGIGERSREAEELYREMGEAGVRDKTVMLFGQMNEAPGVRFLIGKTALTMAEFFRDDRHQDVLLLIDNIFRFVQAGSEVSGLMGRMPSRVGYQPTLATELAELEERIASTRNAAITSVQAVYVPADDFTDPAAAHIFSHLSGAVVLSRKRASEGLYPAIDPLASSSVMLTPSVVGQRHYDIARAVRRTLAEYEELRDIIAMLGIEELSAADRLTVARARRLERFLTQPFFTTGSFTGTTGKRVAIADTLDGCDAILNQTHFERDEGDYYMIGGLADLEVVT; via the coding sequence ATGCCGCGAGACAATCATACTCAACCCCTCCGTGGCGATGGCACCGTCATCGCCATTCGTGGTGGTGTGGTGGATGTCCGGTTCAGCGATCCGGTACCCCGGATTCGTGAACTCCTGTACGTCGACACCATTGCCCTGGAAGTGTCGTCACTGAGGAATGAGGGTGTGGTCCGCTGCATGGCGCTGGCACCGGTAAAAGGCCTAGGGCTCGGCATGGCGGTGCGGGCAACCGGTGCTCCGATCCGGGTACCGGTCGGTGATGCCGTGCTGGGGCGCATGCTGAATGTCTTCGGGGCGCCGATCGACCGGAAGCCCGCGCCGGTCAGTGAGGACCTGCGCTCCATTCACCATGCGCCGCCGTTGCTGGAAGAGCGCGTGGTCCGAACCAGCGTACTGGAAACGGGTATCAAGGCCATTGACCTGTTGTCGCCGCTGGAGCGGGGTGGCAAGACCGGTCTGTTTGGCGGTGCCGGCGTCGGTAAAACCGTGCTGATTACCGAACTGATCAACAACACCGTGCAACACCACCAGGGCGTCAGCCTGTTCTGTGGCATCGGCGAGCGCTCCAGGGAGGCCGAGGAACTCTACCGGGAAATGGGGGAGGCCGGCGTGCGCGACAAGACCGTGATGCTGTTCGGCCAGATGAACGAGGCGCCCGGCGTGCGCTTCCTGATTGGCAAGACTGCGCTGACCATGGCCGAGTTTTTCCGGGACGACCGGCACCAGGATGTGCTGTTGTTGATCGACAACATTTTCCGTTTCGTGCAGGCGGGCTCGGAAGTCTCCGGGCTCATGGGGCGCATGCCCTCTCGGGTGGGCTATCAGCCGACCCTGGCCACCGAGCTGGCGGAACTGGAAGAACGCATTGCCTCCACCCGTAATGCGGCCATTACCTCGGTCCAGGCGGTTTATGTACCGGCTGACGATTTTACCGATCCGGCTGCCGCGCACATTTTCTCCCACCTTTCCGGGGCCGTGGTGCTGTCTCGCAAACGCGCCAGCGAGGGCCTTTACCCGGCGATTGATCCGCTGGCGTCGTCCTCGGTCATGCTGACCCCGTCGGTGGTCGGCCAACGGCATTACGACATCGCCCGGGCGGTTCGCCGGACGCTGGCAGAATACGAGGAACTGAGGGATATCATCGCCATGCTCGGCATCGAGGAGCTCTCAGCCGCCGATCGCCTGACCGTTGCCCGTGCCCGACGGCTGGAACGGTTTCTGACCCAGCCGTTCTTTACCACCGGCTCGTTTACCGGCACCACCGGCAAGCGGGTGGCGATTGCCGACACCCTCGATGGCTGCGACGCCATCCTGAACCAGACCCATTTTGAGCGGGACGAAGGCGATTACTACATGATCGGCGGTCTGGCGGATCTGGAGGTGGTGACATGA
- a CDS encoding F0F1 ATP synthase subunit gamma, with amino-acid sequence MAQTFEALSHHDDTLTGIRGIVHTMKTLSAINAVPYERAATSIEAYHNTILNGFQALFAGAGPIALPQVEPVEKVLVVFGSDHGLCGNYNETVARAVVAAPEFLASEKRGLRVLCVGAQMNDALTGLGITPEAVLLPPASAAGIGRLASDIVTRLETISRGGPQNRLTATLVYMQRSDHGQQRPVVSRLLPLPRSLVSELSAGPWVSRSLPIHTLPSDRVFAALLRSHIFASVFRASAEAIVTENAARLARMQQAERSVDDQLEQVKGQMRSVRQEEITTELLDVIIGFEALKGKERRS; translated from the coding sequence ATGGCTCAGACGTTTGAAGCCCTGTCGCACCACGACGACACCCTGACCGGTATCCGGGGCATTGTTCACACCATGAAAACCCTCTCGGCTATCAACGCGGTGCCTTATGAGCGTGCGGCAACCTCCATCGAGGCCTACCACAACACGATATTGAACGGTTTTCAGGCACTGTTCGCGGGTGCAGGACCGATTGCGCTACCCCAGGTGGAGCCGGTGGAAAAGGTGCTGGTGGTGTTCGGGTCTGACCATGGTTTGTGTGGAAACTACAACGAAACTGTGGCCCGGGCGGTGGTAGCGGCGCCAGAGTTCCTGGCGTCGGAGAAGCGCGGTTTGCGCGTCCTGTGTGTGGGCGCGCAAATGAACGATGCCCTGACGGGGCTGGGGATCACTCCGGAGGCGGTCCTCCTGCCGCCAGCCTCGGCGGCCGGCATCGGTCGTCTGGCCAGCGATATCGTCACCCGACTGGAAACCATTAGCCGCGGTGGTCCCCAAAACCGGCTGACGGCGACTCTGGTCTACATGCAGCGTTCCGATCATGGTCAGCAGCGGCCAGTGGTGAGTCGTTTGCTGCCGCTGCCCCGGTCTCTGGTCTCGGAGCTTTCTGCAGGACCGTGGGTATCCCGGTCGCTACCCATTCACACTCTGCCATCGGATCGGGTGTTTGCCGCCCTGTTACGCAGCCATATTTTTGCCAGTGTCTTCCGGGCCTCGGCGGAGGCCATTGTGACTGAAAACGCGGCCCGCTTGGCGCGTATGCAGCAGGCAGAACGGTCCGTGGATGACCAGCTGGAGCAGGTGAAAGGGCAGATGCGATCCGTCCGCCAGGAAGAAATTACCACCGAGCTGCTGGATGTCATCATTGGTTTTGAAGCCCTGAAGGGCAAGGAGCGGCGGTCATGA
- a CDS encoding TonB-dependent receptor domain-containing protein → MTVTQVNRFALALIAVSAAWPMALQAEEMSDSATLIRVTEGHRQQGSTEVLASEPVARLESDPSVSLSRMGGRGLEPVVRGQSQERVDVLLDGIRVEGACPNRMDPPTSRLSAALVPVLEVRTSNRTLRWGAIAGGQVVATTADPDFGEDLTTGQVTAGGADNGDGRLVNGSAAVGSDRGWLRLAGGHDEADDYEDGDGNQVRSAYKNTEGRVDAAWRSENGLYLKGLVSRQQERDVKYAGSGMDAPKTDTDIARLELGAPVAGGDWNLLAWQVDVDHVMDNFSLRPTTMKMLTASETRTRGLRLALDQNPDARTNWAVGTDVETNNWDAERFGGPTLDTLTSVLWPDVDRDRFGVFAEGFYRVAPTLQVGAGVRYDRVEMDANSADKTFGSGMMAMAAADNYQALYGTTNTKAVDDNVSGFITGDWRFSSRQSLEVNASRSVRSPGVTERYIASWSMMPGMRWVGNPALDTEKHHKLDIALPGQSNGWRWRPAVWMAQVDDYVLRTRNAELVSVYRNIDARLLGVEAELGWSNGTWRSSSALAAVRGENRDDDKALPQIPPLQFVQTLGWQHLGHQLELEWLVARRQDRVDLASGLDAGTSPGYGVLNLSGSHPLTGYLTLSWAIDNLFDNTWARHVSRANTDPFSPEAVRVNEPGRTLRAALTARW, encoded by the coding sequence ATGACTGTAACGCAAGTAAACCGGTTTGCCCTGGCTCTTATCGCAGTAAGTGCGGCTTGGCCGATGGCCCTCCAGGCAGAAGAAATGTCCGATTCAGCGACGCTGATTCGAGTCACCGAAGGCCATCGCCAACAGGGCTCCACGGAGGTGCTGGCCTCCGAGCCGGTGGCAAGACTGGAGAGTGATCCTTCGGTGTCCTTGTCCCGGATGGGCGGTCGTGGCCTGGAGCCTGTGGTTCGGGGCCAGAGTCAGGAACGGGTCGATGTGCTGCTGGACGGTATCCGGGTCGAAGGGGCCTGCCCCAATCGAATGGACCCGCCCACGAGTCGGCTCAGTGCTGCGCTCGTTCCGGTCCTGGAGGTTCGTACCAGCAACCGGACCCTGCGCTGGGGCGCTATTGCCGGCGGGCAGGTGGTCGCCACCACGGCGGATCCTGATTTTGGCGAGGATTTGACGACCGGGCAGGTTACAGCCGGGGGCGCGGATAACGGGGACGGGCGCTTGGTCAATGGCAGTGCTGCGGTTGGCAGTGATCGTGGCTGGCTCCGGCTGGCTGGTGGCCACGATGAAGCCGACGATTACGAGGATGGCGACGGCAACCAGGTGCGCAGCGCTTACAAGAATACCGAGGGGCGGGTGGATGCCGCCTGGCGGTCGGAAAACGGCCTCTACCTCAAGGGGCTGGTGAGCCGGCAGCAGGAACGCGACGTGAAATACGCCGGCTCAGGCATGGACGCCCCGAAAACCGATACCGATATCGCTCGGCTGGAGCTGGGGGCACCGGTTGCTGGCGGTGACTGGAATCTTCTGGCGTGGCAGGTGGATGTGGACCATGTCATGGACAACTTCAGCCTGCGCCCGACGACCATGAAAATGCTGACGGCGTCCGAAACCCGAACCCGGGGTCTCCGGCTGGCCCTGGACCAGAACCCGGACGCCAGAACCAACTGGGCTGTTGGAACCGACGTTGAGACCAACAACTGGGACGCCGAGCGCTTTGGCGGCCCCACGTTGGACACACTGACGTCGGTTCTGTGGCCGGATGTGGACCGGGACCGCTTCGGAGTGTTCGCCGAAGGTTTCTATCGGGTGGCCCCGACACTGCAGGTGGGCGCCGGTGTCCGCTACGACCGAGTGGAAATGGATGCAAACTCCGCGGACAAGACCTTCGGTAGCGGAATGATGGCAATGGCTGCAGCGGACAATTATCAGGCGCTGTATGGCACCACCAATACCAAAGCAGTTGATGACAATGTCAGCGGATTTATTACCGGCGACTGGCGCTTCTCGTCGCGCCAGTCCCTGGAAGTGAATGCCAGCCGCAGTGTTCGCAGCCCAGGCGTAACTGAACGGTACATTGCCAGCTGGAGCATGATGCCGGGGATGCGCTGGGTCGGTAATCCGGCCCTGGATACCGAAAAGCACCACAAGCTGGACATCGCCCTGCCGGGTCAGAGTAACGGCTGGCGCTGGCGCCCGGCAGTGTGGATGGCTCAGGTGGACGATTACGTGTTGCGCACCCGCAATGCCGAGCTGGTCAGTGTCTACCGCAACATCGATGCCCGTCTGCTCGGTGTCGAAGCAGAGCTGGGCTGGAGCAACGGCACCTGGCGTTCGAGCAGCGCGCTGGCCGCCGTCCGAGGAGAAAACCGGGATGACGACAAGGCGCTGCCGCAGATTCCTCCGCTTCAGTTCGTTCAGACACTGGGTTGGCAACACCTGGGGCATCAGCTGGAGCTGGAGTGGCTGGTTGCCCGCCGACAGGACCGGGTCGACCTGGCTTCCGGACTGGATGCCGGCACCTCACCGGGCTACGGCGTACTCAACCTGTCGGGCAGTCACCCACTGACCGGTTATCTGACGCTCTCCTGGGCCATCGATAACCTGTTCGACAACACCTGGGCCCGGCACGTCAGTCGCGCCAACACGGATCCGTTCAGTCCCGAGGCGGTTCGGGTCAACGAGCCCGGGCGCACGCTCCGGGCGGCACTGACGGCCCGGTGGTGA
- a CDS encoding ATPase, protein MTLATEMVVSLRLPTETLYQGTAIRLYGVAENGAFGMLPNHIDFVTALVPSVFLVTTVEGEELIFGIDEGILIKKGHQVDVAVRRGVRGEDLASIKDTVYRNFIAVDEDERVARSALSRLEAGIVRRFAELQKPQP, encoded by the coding sequence ATGACCCTGGCGACGGAAATGGTCGTGTCTTTGCGCTTGCCGACCGAAACTCTCTATCAGGGCACAGCGATCCGGCTCTATGGCGTGGCGGAAAACGGGGCCTTCGGGATGTTGCCGAACCATATCGATTTCGTCACGGCGCTGGTGCCCTCGGTGTTCCTTGTTACCACCGTTGAGGGCGAGGAGCTGATCTTCGGTATCGATGAGGGCATCCTGATCAAGAAGGGCCATCAGGTCGATGTCGCCGTTCGTCGGGGTGTCCGGGGCGAGGATCTTGCGTCGATCAAAGATACGGTCTACAGAAACTTTATTGCCGTGGACGAAGATGAACGGGTGGCCCGGTCGGCTCTGTCCCGCCTGGAGGCGGGGATCGTCCGGCGGTTTGCCGAGTTGCAGAAGCCTCAGCCATGA
- a CDS encoding ATP-binding protein has translation MEWLTHSQTGFQQAARYLLGMRLSIAAIQLVALAVAETMITLTFRAEAILTCLFYALFAVLGWLWFTRRPPKAALTVSAGFALDLAMIGAWLLLTGGFTSPFTSLLLLPIAVAIILVPLSQSIALTGLGIVIYTVLVVWHMPVTSGDHGVNLAQLHLFGMWATFGLTAAILLLVVGTLARRVQSQQTQLAHIRESRLRDEQVIALGLSAAGIAHRVGTPLNTMTLLMDEMRSGAEKQDLDGDLDLMAQQLQLCQNHLQQLTSAAVRAKTAQLETVSVRDWLMRLRESATLLWPEGALDWRGPVPDTAIAVDTTLDQAMLNLLANALSASPTWVGISARDTDGQSVEIVVEDRGDGLDTDHQGTLGEDVVDSDTGLGVGLFLSNATIQHFGGTLKARSNRAGTTMIIELPRSTGEDHHD, from the coding sequence ATGGAATGGCTCACTCACTCACAAACCGGGTTTCAGCAGGCGGCGCGCTACCTTCTTGGCATGCGCCTGTCCATTGCAGCCATTCAGCTGGTCGCGCTCGCTGTCGCCGAGACCATGATCACACTCACCTTTCGGGCCGAGGCGATCCTGACCTGCCTGTTCTATGCCCTCTTTGCGGTACTGGGCTGGCTCTGGTTCACCCGCCGGCCACCGAAAGCAGCGCTGACGGTCAGTGCCGGGTTTGCCCTCGATCTGGCGATGATCGGGGCCTGGCTGCTGTTAACCGGCGGCTTCACCAGTCCCTTCACGTCACTGCTTCTATTGCCCATTGCCGTTGCCATTATTCTCGTGCCGCTCAGCCAGAGCATCGCGCTCACCGGCCTGGGAATCGTTATCTATACCGTGCTGGTGGTCTGGCACATGCCGGTCACCAGCGGCGATCACGGGGTTAATCTGGCTCAGCTGCACCTGTTTGGCATGTGGGCCACCTTCGGGCTTACCGCGGCCATCCTGCTGCTGGTGGTCGGCACCCTGGCCCGTCGCGTCCAGAGCCAACAGACGCAACTGGCCCACATCCGCGAATCCCGCCTGCGGGACGAACAGGTCATCGCCCTGGGCCTGTCCGCTGCGGGGATTGCCCATCGCGTGGGCACGCCACTGAACACCATGACCCTGTTGATGGACGAAATGCGCTCGGGAGCGGAAAAACAGGATCTGGACGGAGACCTGGACCTGATGGCGCAGCAACTGCAACTCTGCCAAAACCATCTTCAGCAACTGACCAGCGCCGCAGTGCGGGCGAAGACGGCACAACTGGAAACGGTCAGCGTGCGGGACTGGCTGATGCGCCTCCGGGAATCCGCCACCCTGCTATGGCCGGAAGGCGCGCTCGACTGGCGAGGCCCGGTCCCGGACACCGCCATTGCGGTGGACACCACGCTCGACCAGGCCATGCTCAATCTGCTGGCCAATGCCCTGAGTGCCAGTCCGACCTGGGTGGGCATCAGCGCACGCGACACCGACGGCCAATCCGTGGAGATCGTCGTGGAGGATCGGGGCGACGGCCTGGACACCGACCACCAGGGCACACTGGGCGAGGATGTGGTGGACTCCGACACCGGTCTTGGCGTGGGCCTGTTCCTGTCCAACGCCACGATTCAGCACTTCGGCGGGACGCTGAAAGCCCGCAGCAACAGGGCCGGAACCACCATGATTATCGAACTGCCGCGGAGCACGGGGGAAGATCACCATGACTGA
- a CDS encoding F0F1 ATP synthase subunit B, whose product MSIDWITVIAQIANFLVLVWLLKRFLYQPILNGIDAREAEIAERMGEAEKARRKAVAAEADFVARKNKLLVEDAAIVDAAIKEAERQRDALLAETHQKLEQEHKDWQRHLQREQQKFTAELYRAGADTLYQLVRKALRDLADDQLEERIALHVTAKLEPMAPDLLAAAGRAEEAIASTHVSLSEGAQATLVRALADLMPGIPIRFQVDDDQAPGLVLRIGSTQVAWTVDSYTEELVVLLTDRLATGALGRGASDDG is encoded by the coding sequence ATGTCGATAGACTGGATTACGGTCATTGCCCAGATCGCCAATTTCCTGGTTCTGGTCTGGTTGCTTAAACGCTTTCTGTATCAGCCGATTCTGAATGGCATCGACGCCCGGGAGGCCGAGATTGCCGAACGGATGGGCGAGGCTGAGAAAGCCAGAAGGAAGGCGGTGGCCGCCGAGGCGGACTTTGTTGCCCGCAAGAACAAATTGCTGGTGGAAGACGCGGCTATCGTTGACGCCGCTATCAAGGAAGCTGAGCGCCAACGCGACGCCCTGCTGGCAGAAACCCATCAGAAGTTGGAGCAGGAGCACAAGGATTGGCAGCGGCATCTGCAACGGGAGCAGCAGAAGTTCACGGCGGAGTTGTATCGGGCCGGGGCCGACACGCTCTATCAGCTGGTCCGCAAGGCCCTGCGCGATCTGGCGGACGATCAGCTCGAAGAGCGCATTGCCCTGCATGTCACTGCCAAACTCGAACCCATGGCGCCAGACTTGCTTGCCGCCGCTGGCCGCGCCGAGGAGGCTATTGCCAGCACGCACGTTTCGCTGTCGGAGGGCGCCCAGGCCACCCTGGTTCGGGCATTGGCGGATCTGATGCCCGGCATTCCGATCCGTTTTCAGGTGGACGATGACCAGGCTCCCGGTCTGGTATTGCGCATCGGCAGTACCCAGGTGGCCTGGACCGTCGACAGCTACACCGAGGAACTGGTCGTGCTGTTAACCGACCGGCTGGCAACAGGCGCGCTGGGGCGGGGGGCGAGTGATGACGGATGA
- a CDS encoding AtpZ/AtpI family protein, with translation MTGRRDTPEEDIGRQARRLKRARDNPGMSPLRGLGAFGMIGWSVAVPTVGGAFLGMWLDRNLPQAFPWTIALILGGVVLGGFIAWAWVSREGQDDSDDGGSNDDHS, from the coding sequence ATGACCGGCCGGCGGGATACCCCCGAAGAGGATATTGGCCGGCAGGCCCGGCGCCTCAAGCGCGCCCGGGATAACCCTGGCATGAGCCCGCTTCGGGGGCTGGGTGCCTTTGGCATGATCGGCTGGTCGGTGGCAGTGCCCACGGTGGGCGGCGCCTTTCTGGGGATGTGGCTGGACCGTAACCTGCCTCAGGCTTTTCCATGGACCATCGCCCTGATTCTGGGCGGCGTGGTGCTGGGCGGTTTCATTGCCTGGGCGTGGGTCAGCAGGGAAGGCCAGGACGACAGCGACGACGGGGGTAGCAACGATGATCACAGCTGA
- a CDS encoding F0F1 ATP synthase subunit alpha: MTDEPLQPGVKSLIDSLLDSPVPSPVLAEVGKVTEVGDGIALVSGLDRALADELLVFASGVRGMVLDLEPHRLGVVLLGPADRITAGEDVWRTHKVISVPVGPGLIGRVVDATGQPRDGRDRIDAVAERPIEVAAPGILSRSAITRPLATGVKAVDAAVPVGLGQRELIIGDRQTGKTSMALDAILNQASSEVISIYCAVGQRGDSVARVVETLRRSGQQSRTIVVAAGDEDTPGLSYIAPYSAMTMAEYFADQGRDVLVVFDDLTHHAQSYRELSLLLRRPPGREAFPGDIFYVHARLLERAGQFAPEAGGGSITALPIVETQAENLSAYIPTNLISITDGQIYLSPRLVRKNQFPAVDLGVSVSRVGSKAQYRAFRDVAGNLRVTLSQFEELEDFARFGTRLDDTTRARLVRGAAVRAALRQPEHAPVPAVVQLVILLAAMEGMFDGLPEARVMAVMDRLRAAAMDELPELARQIGRNQPLRDSDLNAILALAGKVVGQEGGGDGSDV, from the coding sequence ATGACGGATGAACCGCTCCAGCCGGGCGTAAAATCACTGATAGATTCGTTGCTGGACAGTCCGGTGCCGTCTCCGGTCCTGGCGGAGGTTGGCAAGGTGACTGAAGTGGGCGACGGCATTGCCCTGGTGTCAGGGCTCGACCGGGCCCTTGCCGATGAGTTGCTGGTGTTTGCCTCAGGCGTCCGGGGTATGGTCCTGGATCTGGAGCCCCATCGGCTGGGGGTCGTGTTGCTGGGACCCGCAGACCGGATCACCGCCGGTGAAGATGTCTGGCGCACCCACAAGGTGATCAGTGTGCCAGTGGGACCGGGGCTGATTGGTCGGGTGGTGGACGCTACCGGACAGCCCAGAGATGGCCGCGACCGGATTGATGCGGTCGCTGAGCGGCCGATCGAAGTCGCGGCGCCAGGGATTCTCAGCCGCTCGGCCATCACCCGGCCCCTGGCGACCGGCGTCAAGGCCGTGGATGCCGCCGTTCCGGTCGGGCTGGGACAGCGTGAGCTGATCATTGGCGACCGGCAGACCGGCAAGACGTCGATGGCGCTGGATGCCATCCTCAACCAGGCCAGTTCCGAGGTGATCAGCATCTATTGCGCTGTTGGCCAACGGGGTGATTCCGTGGCCCGCGTGGTCGAGACACTCCGACGCAGCGGACAGCAGTCCCGGACCATCGTGGTCGCCGCGGGGGATGAAGACACGCCGGGGCTGTCCTACATTGCGCCTTATTCCGCCATGACCATGGCCGAATATTTCGCCGACCAGGGTCGTGACGTGCTCGTGGTGTTTGATGATCTGACGCACCATGCCCAATCCTACCGGGAACTGTCGCTGCTGTTACGCCGACCTCCCGGTCGGGAGGCCTTTCCCGGTGATATTTTCTACGTCCATGCCCGGTTGCTGGAGCGTGCCGGGCAGTTCGCCCCGGAGGCTGGGGGCGGCTCGATCACGGCGCTGCCGATCGTGGAAACCCAGGCCGAGAACCTGTCGGCGTACATTCCCACCAACCTGATCTCCATCACCGACGGCCAGATTTACCTGTCGCCCAGGCTGGTCCGGAAGAACCAGTTTCCAGCCGTGGATCTGGGCGTGTCGGTCTCCAGGGTTGGCAGCAAGGCGCAGTACCGGGCGTTCCGGGATGTGGCCGGCAATCTGCGGGTGACCCTGTCCCAGTTCGAGGAGTTGGAGGATTTTGCCCGATTCGGCACCCGGCTGGATGACACCACCCGGGCGCGACTGGTGCGCGGGGCTGCTGTCCGGGCGGCGCTTCGTCAGCCCGAGCACGCCCCGGTGCCGGCCGTGGTGCAGTTGGTGATCCTGTTGGCGGCCATGGAGGGGATGTTCGACGGCCTACCGGAAGCCCGGGTAATGGCCGTCATGGATCGGCTCCGGGCAGCGGCGATGGACGAACTCCCGGAGCTGGCCAGGCAAATAGGCCGGAATCAGCCACTGAGGGACTCCGACCTCAACGCTATTCTGGCACTCGCGGGAAAGGTCGTGGGCCAAGAGGGAGGAGGCGATGGCTCAGACGTTTGA
- a CDS encoding F0F1 ATP synthase subunit C, whose amino-acid sequence MTDLVWIAVVSIFTAGLTVSFGALGPALGEGRAAAAALNAIAQQPDSASALSRTLFVSLAMIESTAIYCFVVAMIVLFANPFWDTVLQATTAAG is encoded by the coding sequence ATGACAGATCTTGTTTGGATTGCCGTTGTTTCCATTTTTACGGCGGGATTAACCGTGTCTTTCGGTGCCCTGGGGCCCGCACTCGGGGAAGGCAGGGCCGCCGCGGCTGCCCTGAATGCGATTGCCCAGCAGCCGGATTCGGCCTCGGCTCTGTCCCGGACCCTCTTTGTGTCTCTAGCGATGATTGAATCCACTGCTATCTATTGCTTCGTTGTCGCCATGATCGTGCTGTTCGCCAACCCTTTTTGGGACACGGTCTTGCAGGCGACCACGGCGGCGGGATAA
- a CDS encoding response regulator transcription factor codes for MTEAATWLLVDDDEAFLQVLQRALGRQGIRAAIARTSDQARQSLAGQRFDHCVLDLNLAGESGLQLLPDLLARQPDLEILVLTGYGSIATAVEAMRRGAVNYLCKPVTVNQLIAGFDSLAASPELRAEPPSVEEMEWEHIQRVLSEHDGNVSATARALNMHRRTLQRKLQKHSLWRN; via the coding sequence ATGACTGAGGCAGCAACATGGCTTCTGGTCGACGATGACGAGGCGTTCCTGCAAGTCCTGCAACGCGCCCTTGGCCGACAGGGCATCCGGGCAGCCATTGCCAGAACCAGCGATCAGGCACGACAGTCGCTGGCAGGGCAGCGGTTCGACCACTGCGTGCTGGACCTGAACCTCGCCGGGGAGAGTGGCCTGCAGCTGCTGCCGGACCTGCTGGCCCGACAACCCGATCTGGAAATCCTGGTACTGACCGGATACGGCAGCATCGCCACGGCCGTCGAGGCGATGCGACGCGGCGCGGTCAACTACCTGTGCAAACCGGTCACTGTGAACCAGCTGATCGCCGGATTTGATTCGCTCGCCGCGTCCCCTGAGCTGCGCGCGGAGCCACCTTCCGTCGAGGAAATGGAATGGGAACACATCCAGCGCGTCCTGAGTGAACACGATGGCAATGTTTCTGCGACGGCACGAGCCCTGAACATGCATCGCCGTACCCTGCAACGCAAACTCCAGAAGCACTCCCTCTGGCGCAACTGA